A genomic window from Glycine soja cultivar W05 chromosome 10, ASM419377v2, whole genome shotgun sequence includes:
- the LOC114371496 gene encoding uncharacterized protein LOC114371496 — MGCMLGQHCESRKRERTIYYLSKKSTACEMNYSLLERTCCALAWVAHRLRQYMLSYTTWLVSKMDPVKYIFEKPALTRRIARWQVLLLEFDIVYVTQKAIKVSALADYLAQQPINDYQPMHPKFPDEDIMALFEEEVEDEDRDKWVVWFDGASNALGHGIRVMLVSPDKQCLPFTARLCFDCTNNMAEYEACTLGIQAVINYRVKLLKVYRDSVLVIHQLKGEWETRDHKLVPYQAYIKGLMELFGDILFHHIPIEENQMANALSTLSSMFKVSPHKDFHASTSNVVLSLHTVV, encoded by the coding sequence ATGGGATGTATGTTGGGACAACACTGTGAATCCAGAAAAAGGGAACGAACCATCTATTACTTGAGCAAGAAATCCACAGCATGCGAGATGAACTACTCGTTGCTagaaaggacatgttgtgccTTGGCATGGGTAGCTCACCGTTTGAGGCAATATATGTTGAGTTACACTACTTGGTTGgtgtccaaaatggatcccgtcaAGTACATCTTCGAAAAGCCCGCTCTTACTAGGAGAATAGCTCGGTGGCAGGTTTTGTTGTTAGAATTCGATATCGTCTATGTCACTCAGAAGGCAATAAAAGTGAGTGCTTTGGCAGATTATCTAGCTCAACAACCCATAAATGATTATCAGCCTATGCATCCAAAATTCCCTGACGAGGATATTATGGCCCTATTTGAGGAGGAGGTTGAAGATGAAGACAGAGATAAGTGGGTtgtgtggtttgatggtgcaTCTAATGCACTAGGTCATGGAATTAGGGTAATGTTGGTTTCGCCAGACAAACAATGTTTGCCTTTCACGGCTAGGTTGTGTTTCGACTGTACAAACAATATGGCGGAGTACGAGGCATGCACCCTAGGGATCCAAGCAGTAATTAACTATAGGGTTAAGTTGCTCAAAGTATATAGAGATTCGGTGTTGGTAATTCATCAGTTGAAAGGTGAATGGGAGACCAGAGACCACAAGTTGGTTCCTTACCAGGCTTACATCAAGGGATTGATGGAACTCTTTGGTGATATATTATTCCATCACATACCTATAGAGGAAAACCAGATGGCCAACGCCCTTTCCACTCTATCGTCCATGTTCAAAGTAAGCCCTCACAAAGATTTCCATGCATCGACATCAAATGTCGTGTTGAGCCTGCACACTGTTGTTTGA